The DNA sequence ATGGCCGCCATGCCGGTGCTGCGCCCGCTGCACGCCGAGGCCGGGCTGGTCAGCCTGGTCGTCGCCACCTACCAGGCGGTTTCCGGCGCCGGCCTGGCCGGTGTGGCCGAGCTGGACGACCAGGTCCGCAAGGTGGCCGAGGGCGCGAGCGCGCTCGCCTTCGACGGCGCGGCCGTCGAGTTTCCGGCACCGCGCTCGTTCGCCGGCCCGATCGCCTTCAACGTGCTCCCGCTCGCCGGTTCGATCGTCGACGACGGCTCGTTCGAGACCGACGAGGAGCAGAAGCTGCGCAACGAGAGCCGCAAGATCCTGGAGATCCCCGGGCTGAAGGTCTCCGGCACCTGCGTACGGGTGCCCGTGTTCACCGGTCACTCGTTGCAGATCAACGCCCGGTTCGCCCGGCCGATCGACCCGGCCCGGGCCCGCGAGCTGCTCGACGGCGCACCCGGGGTGGCGCTGCGCGACGTGCCCACCCCGCTGGAGGCGGCCGGCCAGGACCCGACGTTCGTCGGGCGGATCCGGGCCGACGAGACCGTCGAGCACGGGCTGGCGCTGTTCTGCGCCAACGACAACCTGCGCAAGGGCGCGGCGCTCAACGCCGTGCAGCTCGCCGAGCTGGTCGCCGCCGAGCGCTGACCCCGCTCGGGGCCGTCCGGCCCGCGTTACCCCACCTGCGGCGGCGGGTAGACCGCGGTGCCGACACCGAGAGGGGAGCACCATGACAACGGTCGGAGAGTTCATGACGACCCGGTTGGTGACGATGGACGGCAACGACACGCTCACCGCCGCGGCGCAGGAGATGCGCGACAGCGCCATCGGCGACGTGGTGGTGACCGACGGCGACAACGTGGTCGGCATCGTCACGGACCGGGACATCACGGTCCGGGGCGTGGCCGAGGACCGGAACCCCGCCACCACCCGGCTCAACGAGATCACCAGCAAGGACGTGGTGACGGTGAGCCAGTACGACGACGCGGTGGCCGCCGCCGACCTGATGCGCACGTACGCCGTCCGCCGGCTCCCGGTCATCGAGGACGGGAAGCTGGTCGGCCTGGTGTCGATGGGTGACCTGGCGGTCGAGCGGGAACCCCAGTCGGTGCTCGCGGACATCAGCGCCGACGACGCCAACAACTGACCTGTCCGACACGGTGAACGCCGGCCCCCGGTTCGGGGGCCGGCGTTCCCGCGTACCCCGGTGCGGTCGTCTCACCCGAATCGGGCGAGGTTGACCCGGGGCTCCGGCGGGGACCCGTCCGGTCGACGAGGAGGCCGCTGACCGCGGGAGGAGTCACCTTCGATGGTGGACACGACCACGAGATTCTTCGAGGCCCTGGACCGGCGGGGGTTCGAGCCCCTGCTGGTCAAGACGTCCGGCACGCTCCGGTTCGACCTGCACGAGGGCGCTCAGACCACGCACTGGCTGCTGGAGATCGACCGGGGCGACCTGCGGGTCCGGCAGGAGGACGGTGAGGCGGACACCGTGGTCGGCACCGAGCCCCGGCTCTTCGGGGCGCTCGTCGACGGCGAGGAGAACGCCATCGCGGCGCTGCTGCGCGGCGACATGACAGTCGTCGGCGACCTGCGGCTCGTGTTGCAGGTCGAGCGCGTCTTCCCCGGCCCGCCGGACTCCCGCGGGCCGCGCCACGCATTCTTCAGGAGGGCCGCCTGATGGCCGGGAACAGCACCGTCCGGATCCTGGACGGCAACACGTTCGTGGTCTCCGAGGACAGCGGTGACATCGAGGCCACGCCGACGGAACCGACCGGCCTGTTCTCCCTCGACACGCGTTACCTGTCGAAATGGGTGCTCACGGTCGACGGCGAACGGCTCAACGCGCTCTCCTACGACGACCTCCAGTACTACGAGGCGCGTTTCTTCCTGGTGCCCGGGATGGCCACGCACTACGTCGACGCGAAGCTGTCGGTCATCCGGGAGCGGGTGGTCGGCGGCAGCTTCCGGGAGACGGTGAGCGTGCTCAACCACGACGAGAACGCGGTCGACCTGGAGATCCGGATGGACGCCGGCGCCGACTTCGCCGACCTCTTCCAGGTCAAGGACGAGATCCTCAACAAGAAGGGCGAACTGTACGCCGAGGCGGAGTCGGACCGGCTGCGGCTGGGCTACCGGCGGGGGAACTTCAAGCGGGAGACGGTCATCTCCGCGAACCAGCCGGCCCGCTACGACAACCGGGGCGTCTCCTGGAGCATCCACCTGGAGCCCAACGAGCAGTGGGACGTCCTCATCGACGTGCAGACGTTCGCCATCGGCCCGGGTGGTCGGGACCTGCGGCTCGGGCTGCGGGCGCACGGCAACGAGCGGCTCGCGCTCCAGCACGACCTGGAGGAGTGGATCGACCGGGCCCCCAAGGTCAACAGCGAGCACGACCGGGTCGCCGCGACCTACCGGCGGAGCCTGGTCGACCTCGCCGCGCTGCGCTTCTCCCCGCTGTCGCTCGGTGGGCAGACGCTGCCCGCCGCCGGCCTGCCCTGGTTCATGACCATGTTCGGCCGGGACAGCATCCTCACCTGCCTCCAGGTGCTGCCGTTCGCGCCCGGGATGTCCAAGACCACGCTGCGCATCCTCGGCGCGCTCCAGGGCACGCGGTTCGACGACTTCCGGGACGAGGACCCGGGCCGCATCCTGCACGAGATGCGGTACGGCGAGACCGCCGCGTTCGAGGAGCAGCCGCACTCGCCCTACTACGGCTCGGTGGACGCGACCCCGCTGTTCGTGGTGCTGCTCGACGAGTACGAGCGGTGGAGCGGGGACGTCGCGCTGGTCAAGGAGCTGGAACGGGAGTGCCGCGCCGCGCTGAAGTGGATCGACGACTACGCCGACCTGGCCGGCAACGGCTACGTCTGGTACGAGCGGCGCAACACCGACACCGGCCTGGAGAACCAGTGCTGGAAGGACTCCTGGGACTCCATCTCGTACGCCGACGGCACGTTGCCGCCGTTCCCGCGGGCGACCTGCGAGGTGCAGGGGTACGCGTACGACGCGAAGATGCGCGCCGCCCGCCTGGCCCGGGAGTTCTGGGGCGACCCCGCGTACGCCGATCAGTTGGAACGCGAGGCGGCGGAGTTGAAGGCGCGGTTCAACCGCGACTGGTGGGTCGCCGACGGCGGTTTCTACGCGCTTGCCCTGGACCCGGAGGGGCGGCAGTGCGACGTGCTCAGCTCCAACATCGGTCATCTGCTGTGGAGCGGCATCGTCGACGACGACCGGGCGTCGCAGATCGCCGAGCACCTGGTCGGGCCGCGGCTCTGGTCCGGTTGGGGGGTGCGGACGCTGGCCGAGGGCGAGATCCGCTACAACCCGATCGGCTACCACAACGGCACGATCTGGCCGTTCGACAACTCGTTCGTCGCCTGGGGTCTGCGCCGGTACGGCTTCGCCGACGAGGCGGCCACGGTGGCCAACGGCATCCTGGACGCGGCCACCTATTTCGACGGCCGGCTGCCGGAGGCGTTCGGCGGCTACCAGCGGGAGCTGACGAAGTTCCCGGTGGAGTACCCGACCGCGTGCAGCCCGCAGGCGTGGTCGACCGGCGCGCCGCTGCTGCTGATCCGGACCATGCTGGGGCTGGAGCCGCACGAGGGGCACCTGTCGGTGGACCCGCGGCTGCCGGTGGGCATGGGGCGGATCGAGGTGCTGGACATCCCGGGCCGCTGGGGGCGGGTGGACGCGTTCGCGCGCGGCCGGCTGGACCTGGACAAGCTGGCGGGTTGACCCCGGCTCAGTGGCCGGCCGGCGGTGCGTCGGCGTGCGCCTCGTTCGGCGGCAGCAGGCAGAACTCGTTGCCCTCCGGATCGGCCAGCACCGTCCACCGGGGCAGCTCGCGGACCACCGTCGCGCCGGCCTCCAGCACGGCGGCGCGTTCCTCGGCGTCGCCGACCAGGTCGAGGTGGATCCGGCCGGGCGTGGGCAGGTCGCCGGCGGGGCTGATCCACAGGTCCGGCCGCCGCCCGTGCGGGTCGCGCAGCAGCACCGCCTCGGCCGGCCCGAGCGTGCGGTCGGCGAGCTTCGTCCGGTCCGCCTCCACCACGGGCAGCCCGCTGACCGCGCTCCAGAACGGGGCGAGCAGGTACGGATCGCGGCAGTGGATGACGATCGCGGCGAGATCGGGCATGCCTCGAACCTAGTCGGCGCGGGCCGCCGGCAGGACGTTGTCCAGGAACGCGGCGGTGACCGCGCGCAGGTCGGGGCGGGCCAGGTCGAGCGCGTGACCACCGTGGGTGAGCCAGAGGTGCGTCGGGTGGCCGGCGGCGAGCAGCCGACCGGCCAGCTCGACCGCCTGCGCGGCCGGCACCGGCACGTCGTCGCGGCCCTGCACCAGCAGTACCGGCACGCCGGCGCCGAGGTGACTGGCGACGGTGGCGTCGGCGGTGGCCGGATCGCCGGCGGCCGGCGGGTGCCCGAGCAGGTCGGCCCACGGGTCGTCACCCGGGGGCCGGCGGCGCCGCTGCTCGTCGTCGAGCGGATCGACGGGCGCCCAGTACGCCAGCGCGGCCGTCACGTCACCGGGCTGGTCCACCCCGCGCAGGGCCAGGTGCAGGGCGAGCATCCCGCCGGCCGAGTCGCCGCCGACCAGCAGCGGCAGGCCGCCCGCGGTGGCCCGGGCGGCCCGCGCGGCGGCGCGTACGTCGTCGAGCTGGGCCGGCCAGCGGGCCTCGTGGGAGAACCGGTAGCCGGCGGCGACCACCCGCAGGCCGAGCGGTGCCAGCGCCACGCCGTCCCCCGAGGAACGGGCCCGCCAGCCGCCGCCGTGGATCCAGAGCAGTACGCCGCGTTCGGTCATCCCACCATCGTGGTCGCGGCCGGAGCGCTCCGCGACCCGGCTCTGCCGAGGGCAGAGCGGCACTACGGTCCGGTAACCTACGCAGGGTAAAGTCACCGGATGCCGGAACTCGTGTACCCGCCCGTGATCACCGCCGCCAAGACGATGTTCCGCGCTCTCGACCTGCGCCTGGACGTGACGGGCAGCCAGCACGTGCCGCGTACCGGCGGGGCGGTGCTCGCGTCCAACCACGTGAGCTACCTCGACTTCATCTTCTGCGGCTACGGCGCGCACGGGTCCCGCCGGCTGGTCCGGTTCATGGCCAAGGAGAGCGTCTTCCGGCACCGCGTCTCCGGCCCGCTCATGCGCGGCATGAAGCACATCCCGGTCAACCGCGCCGCCGGCGCCGGGTCGTACGCCACCGCGGTCGGCGCGCTGCGCCGGGGCGAGGTGGTCGGCGTCTTCCCGGAGGCGACGATCAGCCGGTCCTTCACCGTCAAGGACCTCAAGAACGGCGCGGCCCGGATGGCGCAGGAGGCCGGCGTGCCGCTGCTGCCGGTGGCGCTCTGGGGCACCCAGCGGCTCTGGACCAAGGGTCGCCCGCGCACCCTGACCCGCCGGCACACCCCGATCACCATCATGATCGGCGAGCCGATGGACCCGTCCGCCTACCCGGACGCCACCGCCCTCACCGCCGACCTGCGCATCCGGCTGTCGGCGCTTGTCGACCGGGCCCAGCGGGACTACCCGGACCAGCCGGCCGGCCCGGACGACGCCTGGTGGCAGCCGGCTCACCTGGGCGGCGGCGCGCCCACCCCGGAGCAGGCCGTCGAGCTGGACCGCTCGGACCGCCGCTCCCGCAGCACCTCCTGACCGACCCCGCCTCCGGCGGGCCGGGTCGCGCCTTGCCGTGCGGTGCAGGGCCGGGTCACGCCTTGCCGTGCGGGCCGGGCCAGGCCTTGCCGTGCGGTGCAGGGCCGGGCCAGGCCTTGCCGTGCGGCGCAGGGCCGGGTCACGCCTTGCCGTGCGGGTGGGGGAGAGCAGTCCCGGCCGCCTACGAACTTGATGGCGTGAATGGGTCACGGCACGCGGAGGTCGGTAAGGGCGGACGCAGGGCGAGCCGGAGCGGACGAGCCCGCACGCCGGGCCCAGCTCGACTTCCCGGCCCCGCTTCGTGCGTCGCTCGCCTTCCGGGCCTCACGCACGAGCTCCCCGTGGTGAGTCATTCATGCCATCAAGTTCGTAGGCGCCCCGAACACATGAGCCGCGCCCGCGTCGGGCCTACCGAGTGGCCGATCGGCCGGCCGGGCGGGCGATCGGGCGATCAGGTTGGGCGATCGGGCGATCAGGCGGGCGATTGGGGCGACCGAAGGATCGGGCGGGCAGCCCGCCGGTCCGCCGGTCCGCCGGTCCGCCGGTCCGCCGGTCCGCCGGTCCGCCGGTCCGCCGGTCCGCCAGGCGGCCCCGCGCGGCGTCGCGCGGGGTCCGGGCATGACGACCGGCGAGGCGTCAGCAGGCGGAGCCGGGTCGGTCGCGGGCCAGGAAGTCGAACCGGGGCCCCAGCGCCTCGGCCGCCGGCTGACGGTAGTAGTCGTCGCGGGACAGGAACTCCACCGGCAGCGAGCCGGGCAGCGTCACCACGCCCGGCGTCGGGCCGGGGGAGGCGGCGACCCGGGTGGCGAGCGCGTCCCGCTCCCGCGGGGACAGGTCAACCAGATCGGGGTGGGCCAGCCGGAACCCGGCCACCGCGCGGCGTACCTGCCGGGCCAGCGCGGTGACCAGGGGGACCGGGCCGGTGAGCGCCAGCGCCGGCTGCCGGATGGTGCGCAGCGCGTCGCAGACCACCCGCAGCTCCGCCGTGTCGCCGTTGGTTTCGACCAGCTCCAGCCGGGACGGCCACTGCCAGCGGATCTGACCGCTGACCAGGCGGGACAGCCGGACCGGGCGCCGGTGCCGGGCGCCGGTCGGGCTGTCCCGCCCGGGGACCAGGGACAGCTCGGAGCCGGTGCAGAGGTACACCAGCCGCCGGTCGGTCACGGTGACCGACGCCTCGTCGGGCAGCGCCCAGCAGCGGACGTCCTCGGTGGGGCCGAGCAGGTGACCGGTGACCGGCAGCCGGTGCTGGGCGAGCAGCCGCTCACCGGGATCGAGCACCAGCGCGTAGCGCCGGTCGAGCAGGGGGCGGGTCGGGTCGTCGTCGGTGTCGAACCGGTGTGGCCCGATGAAGAAGGGTGTGGCGTCCTCCGGCACGGTACGACCTCCCGGTGACGGTTGGCGGTACCGGTGAGCCTGACCGATTCCGGGGCCGGCTGTCATGACGCCCGTTAGGGGGTCGGCCGGTCGGCCGACGCCTGCGACCGGTAGATGCCGATCTCTTCCGGTCGGACGAGGCCGTCCTCGATCGCGCGGGCGAGCAGGGCCGCCTTGGTGGCCGCCGGACGCCCGGCCCGGGTGTACTTGATCCGGGCCCGGTCCACGTACTGCTTCACGGTGTGCTCGCTGATCTGCATCCGGCGGGCCACCGACGCCTTCGACATCGACTGGAACCACAGCAGCAGTGCCTCACGTTCCTTGTCGGAGAGCGACGGCCGGTCCGGGCGGGCATCGGCGACCATCGCGCCGGCCAGCGCCGGCGGCACGTACGGGCGGTCGCTCGCCGCCGCCAGCACGGTGGCCACGCAGTGTTCCCGCCCCTCGTGCTTGGCCAGGAACGCGACCGCGCCCGCGTCCAGCGCGGCCAGCATGGTCTGCGGGTCGGTGTGCTCCGAGTAGACCACCACGCGTCGCCCGGCGGCGCTCAGCTCGGCCAGCTTGTCGAGCACCATCCGCCCGTGCAGCCGCAGGTCGAGCAGCACCACCTCGGCCTGCGGCGCGGCCCGTAGCACCGTGTCGGGGTCGTCACCGGTCGCCAGCACCCGCAGCCGTGGCTCGGTGGACAGCCAGGCGCGTACGCCGTCGATCACCACGGGATGGTCGTCGACGATCGCCACCCCGACCGGCTGCCCGGCGTTCACGCCTGCCGCCAGCGGGTCTGCGTCCATCTGATCTCCCCGTCCCGTTCGTGCAGGTGCTCCACCGACCGGTCCCCGTCGGGGGTCGGCACCGGGTCGTCCGGACCGTCGTGGTCCGGTGTCACCAGGCTGACCACCACCTCGTCCGGGCCGGCGACCACCGTCAGCCGCGCCCAGCCACGGGCACCGGTCAACGCCGCCGTGAGCGGGTCGGCCAGGGCCCGACGCACGTCGACCGGCAGTTCCGGCGGCGCGCCGACCGCCACCAGCTCGATCGGCAGACCGTTCCGCTCGGCCAGGTCGGCGGCGGCCCGCAACTCGTGCAGCAGCGGGTCGGGCACGTCGTCGGACTCGGCGATCAGCCGGCGCAGCCGGGCCGCGGCCAGCGCCGCGCGGCGGCGTACCGCCGGGTCGGCCGGGTCGGCGTCGCCGGTCGCCAGCGCCGCGAGCACCTCCTCGGCGGTGCCGCTGACCAGGGCGAGCCGGGCCTGCCGCTCGCCCCGAGCCCGTTCGGCCGCCTCCCGCTCGGCGGCCACCGCCGACGCCGCCGCGGCGGTGCCGGCCCGGTCCCGGGCCAGCGCGGTGAGCGCCGCCGCGCCGGCGAAGACCGCCACCGGAAGTGTGGAGGTGCCGTAGACGTACATCGCGTAGCGGCTCAGGTCGGCCGGCGTGGTCGCGTCGTGCAGCGCCACCGCCACCAGCGCGATCGTCGCGTGCGCGGCGAGCAGCGCCAGCAGCCAGCGCACCGGCCGCTGCCAGAGCACCAGCAGGAGGAACCAGGCCAGCCCGCCCCACACCCAGTTGGCGGTGGTGAACAGGAACCGCTCGCCGACTGCCGCGAAGACCGCCGCGTCGACCACCAGCAGCACCGCGGTCAGCCGCCGGGCCGGGGGCAGTCCGCCACCGAGCAGGCTTACGCCGGTGGCGACGCCGACCAGCGCGGTCACCAGCCAGCCGGCCGCCACCACCGCCGGGGCGGCCATGCCGGACCCCGCCTCCAGCACCGCCGGCAGGCCGATCGCCAGGTGCCAGGCAAACGCGATGCCGACCGCCACGAGCCGGGCGCCCCGGTCCGACGCGTCCGCCACGGCGTGCGCATGGGGCGGCGCCCCGGCCGTCCCGCCGCGTGCCACGTGCCAGGGCCGGGGTGCCGGGCCGGTTCCCGTGGTCGGACCGGTGAGCGCCGCCGGGCCGGTGTGCACCGACGGCACGCTCGTCAGCGCCGTACCCGAATCAGTCGCCATCGGACCACTCCAGCCGCACCCGGGTGCCGGCGCCAGGGGCGGTAGTCACCACCGCCCGGCCGTCCACGGTGGCCATCCGCCCGTGGATCGACTCGCGCAGCCCGTACCGGTGGGCGGGGACCGTGGCCGGGTCGAAGCCGGGACCGTCGTCGACCACCTCGACCACCACGGCGCCGCCCGGGTGGGCCAGGCGCAGCGTGGTGGCCGCGCCCGGCGCGTGCCGGGCCACGTTGGCCAGCGCGGCGGCGGCGCTGTCGGCGAGCGCCGCGGCGACCTCCGCCGGCACCCGGCACGGCGGCAGCGTCGCGGTCACCGCCAGCTCCGGCAGCCCGGCCAGCACCGTGCGCAGCCGCTCGTCGAGGTCCGCCTCGCCGGCCGCCGTCGCGGTCCGCGCCCCGGCCAGGGCGCTGAGGGTACGCAGGTCCGCCGCGCACCGCTCGCGCAGCGCCACGGAACTGCCTCCGACCGCGCCCAACCCGACCATGGTCAGCGTGCCGAGGACGGTGTCGTGCAGGTCCCGGTTGTGCCGCCGCTCCGCCTCGCGGGCGGCGCGCGCCACCACCGCCTCGCGGGACAGCCGCTGGTAGCCGGCGAACGCGACGTCGGCCCGGCCGAGCCAGCCGCGCATCACCGCCGTCATCACCGCCGCGCAGCCGGTCTGCACCAGCAGCGTGCCGGTGTGCGCGCGTGCCTCGACCGGGTTCCCGGCCAGCGTGGCGCCGGTCGCGTAGGCGGCGGTGACCAGCAGGCCGGCCGGCACCGACCAGCGGGCCGGCGCGGTGGCCTGCGCGTTGATCACGGTGGTGCTGGCCAGCACCGCGACCCAGCTCGCCTCGCCGGGCAGCACCTCCGGTGCGACCAGCCACGGCACGGCCAGCGCGGTGGCGGTGGTCAGCGCCACGTCGCCGGCGGCCAACGCGCCACCGACGCCGTGCCGGAACGCGCGGACCGCGTACCAGCCGGACCACGCGGTGAGCGCGACGACGGCCGGGACCAGCAGTGCCACCCGCACCGGTGGCGTCCGCACCGACAGGGCGACCGCCGCGCCGACCAGGCCGCAGGTGAGCCGGAGCAGCGCCGGCAGCGTGGTGAAGATGAGCGTGAACGCGCCGCCGGCCGGACAGTCCAATGGGGACCGTGGGAGGGTCGTGGCGGCAGCCACCGGCATCGGAGAGGTGTCCTTCCGGCAGCGACCCGACCGGGTCCGCGCGGGATAGATTGACGCCGGAGAATAACACGCTTTGTCGGAACCGGTCACCCTCGGTGTGCGGCGCGTCGCCGGTGAACGGCAAAGCGGAGCTGAACCGTCCGGTTTTCGGGTCAGTCGTGCCGGCGCAGCCACTCCAGGGCCGACCCGGCGTGCCGGAGCACGGAGATGTGCCCGTCCTCGCGGAAACGGCGCAGCTCGGCCGACGGGCAGCGGCCGGCCAGCCACTCGGCGTGCGCCACCGGCGCGATGCCGTCGCGGTCGCCGTGCAGCAGCAGCACCGGCGGCGCGACGTCGGCCGGATCGAAGCCCCACGGCCGCACGTACGCCAGATCGTCGTCGATCAGCCCGCCCGGGCCGGACGCGACCGCCGGGCCGACCACGCTGTCGAACCAGGACCACTCGGCGCGCAGCGCGGCCAGGTCGGTGTCGGTGAACCCGAAATCGTACGACTCGTCGGCGGCCTCGTGCGCCTCCTTGGCGGCCCGTCCCGCGGCGGCGGCACGCAGCGACGCCGCCCCGGACGGCGCCATGCCGGCGAACCAGTCCAGCCCGGCCGCGCCGTACGGCGCCAGCCCGGCGCCGACCACCACCGCGACCACCCGCTCCGGCAGCAGCGCGGCGCAGGCCAGGGCGTGCGGGCCGCCACCGGAGTGACCCATCACCGCGAACCGGTCCAGGCCCAACGCGTCGGCCACCACGGTCACGTCGGCCGCCGCCGACGCGACGTCGCGATCCGGCAGCGGCGTGGAGCCGCCGTAACCGGGACGGTCGTGCGACACCCAACGCAGACCGAGGCGGTCGGCGGCGGCGAACAGCGGGGCCGGCGGGGTGCCGACGTTCGGCGTGCCGTGGTGCCAGAACACGGGCAGGCGGCCCGCCCCGCCGGTGTCGTAGACGTGCAGGGCGCGGCCGTCGGGCAGGCGGAGATCCGTCTCGGTCACCATGGGCGGACCCTAGCGTCGACCGCCGACACTCCCACCCGCGCGGATGCGGATGTGGTGAACTTCCCGGATGGCCCCACCGCCGGCATCTCTTCCGTCCGACGTCGAGGCGCGACTCGCCCGCGAGCGGAACGTCTGGCTGTGCACGCTGCGTCCGGACGGCTCCCCGCACGTGACGCCGGTCTGGTTCGTCCACGCCGACGGCGTCTGGTGGGTCGGTTGCGAGGCCGGCAGCGTCAAGGCCCGCAACGTGGCGGCGGACCCACGCGTCTCCCTGGCCCTGGAGAACGGCGACGCCCCGGTCGTCGCGGAGGGCGACGCCCGGTCGCACCACGGCGTCTTCCCACCCGCCGTCGTCCGAGCGTTCGCCGACAAGTACGCGGGCTGGGACATCCGGAAACCGGTCACGCCGGACGGGGCACGGGTCCTGCTGGAGATCCCGGTCCGGCGGTGGCTGCTCGCCGGCACCGCACGCTAGCGCCTCGGACCTGCGGGCATCTCATGTGCGCGCCGGTCGTGGTAGACCGGTACGAGAGTCCGGACGGGGAGGACGACCGTGGAACAGCGTGCCTTCTGGCTCGACGAGAACTTCGATCGGGAGCGCGGTGCCGACGGGCGCGGTCGCTTCGAGAACGAGGTGCTCCGGCGTAGCGATGAATTCGCCGCCACGTGGGGTGACATCGCGCCGGTCGCCTTCGCCGCGACGGCCTGGCGGCTCGCCACCGGGCTGACACCCGGCTACGTCCGCTGGCACCGGCGGATCGTGTCGGCGACCTGCGCGCCGAGCCCGTGGGACGGCAGCCTGATCGGTGCCGTGTCGGTGGTCTCCCGGTGGCCGGCCGAACTCACCTGGACCCGGCAGTGGCAACGCGACCGGGGATGGCGGGACTGGCCGCAGGTGTTCGGCCAGTACACGACGCCGACCGACCAGGACCTGACGCGCAGCCCGCACCTGCGCGCCATGGTGCAGGTGGATGCGCCGATCCCGCTCGGGGACCTGCCGCCCGCTCCCGACGGCCCGGAGGATTCCGTGGCGTCCGCGGCCCGGCGGGCGGTCGTCGTGCTGACGCGGGAACTCAACGAACTGCTCGGCCCGGTGATCGGTCAACTGGAGGCCGGCGTGCCGGCGAAGGGTGCCTGACCCGTCCTGAAACGGGGCCGGCCGTCGGTCAGTCCGGCCTGGGGGCGAAGGGATTGCGGCGGGGTTGCCGCAGCTCACGGTCCGCCGCGCAGAGGTGGCTCCAGGCGGCGCCCGCCACCGAGGCCAGATCCGGCAGCGCGCTGCCCCACCTCGGCACGCGGTCGCCGACCTGGTCGAGATAGCGCTGGTAGACCACCATCTCGCGGTACCGTCGGTCGTGCCGCCAGAGCGCGTACGGCTGCTCGCGCAGCCACCCGCAGGCCGCATCGCCCTCGGCGATCAGATCCGCGGTCGGCGGCAGCGTTCGAAGCGGCTCGTCGCTCTGCCGGTCGCCGTACTGCCGGAGGCGGGCCAGGTAACCGTCCTCGTCCCGAGGATGGGTGACATGGACGCCGAGGACGGTGAGCGGTACGGCGAGCACGCCGGCCACCGCGAGTCCCAGCACCGTACGCAGGTGCCTGCGTGTGCGGCTCCGCATGCGGCGATGATAGGTCGAGAC is a window from the Micromonospora sp. DSM 45708 genome containing:
- a CDS encoding alpha/beta fold hydrolase codes for the protein MVTETDLRLPDGRALHVYDTGGAGRLPVFWHHGTPNVGTPPAPLFAAADRLGLRWVSHDRPGYGGSTPLPDRDVASAAADVTVVADALGLDRFAVMGHSGGGPHALACAALLPERVVAVVVGAGLAPYGAAGLDWFAGMAPSGAASLRAAAAGRAAKEAHEAADESYDFGFTDTDLAALRAEWSWFDSVVGPAVASGPGGLIDDDLAYVRPWGFDPADVAPPVLLLHGDRDGIAPVAHAEWLAGRCPSAELRRFREDGHISVLRHAGSALEWLRRHD
- a CDS encoding pyridoxamine 5'-phosphate oxidase family protein; translation: MAPPPASLPSDVEARLARERNVWLCTLRPDGSPHVTPVWFVHADGVWWVGCEAGSVKARNVAADPRVSLALENGDAPVVAEGDARSHHGVFPPAVVRAFADKYAGWDIRKPVTPDGARVLLEIPVRRWLLAGTAR